The proteins below are encoded in one region of Fimbriimonadaceae bacterium:
- the ubiA gene encoding putative 4-hydroxybenzoate polyprenyltransferase, with translation MAHRGLRGLRVYLEMIKFEHSIFALPFALTGMVWASLADFGRPWPGWRIFGLIVLAMVSCRSAAMAFNRIVDRDVDAENPRTKVRALPAGLLSLRTANLYFVASVVIFVAAAWGLNQLAFALSPVALLVTLGYSLTKRFTPVTHYVLGLSLGIAPAAAWIAVTGRLDPVILPLTLAVALWTAGFDIIYSLQDSEFDKSKGLRSLPETLGRGRALGVSRASHVLAVAALALAVWMVQGSLAAWAGVALAAGLLAYEQSLVKPDDLRRVDAAFFTVNGYVSIGFFLCVLWDTVVRAA, from the coding sequence ATGGCTCACCGAGGTTTGCGCGGACTGCGCGTTTACCTCGAGATGATAAAGTTTGAGCACAGCATCTTCGCGTTGCCTTTTGCGCTGACGGGAATGGTCTGGGCCAGCCTCGCTGATTTTGGACGGCCCTGGCCGGGTTGGCGGATCTTTGGCCTGATCGTCTTGGCGATGGTCTCGTGCCGCAGCGCGGCGATGGCGTTCAACCGCATCGTGGACCGGGACGTGGACGCGGAGAACCCGCGGACGAAGGTCCGCGCCCTGCCTGCCGGTCTGCTCAGCCTCCGAACGGCAAACCTTTACTTTGTTGCCTCGGTGGTGATTTTCGTCGCCGCGGCTTGGGGCTTGAACCAGCTCGCTTTCGCGCTCAGTCCGGTCGCGCTCCTTGTGACCTTGGGCTATTCCTTGACGAAGCGGTTCACACCGGTGACGCACTATGTCCTAGGTTTGAGCCTGGGAATTGCACCCGCCGCGGCATGGATCGCGGTGACGGGCCGTCTAGACCCCGTGATCTTGCCGCTTACGCTCGCGGTGGCGCTCTGGACTGCAGGGTTCGACATTATCTATAGCTTGCAGGACTCGGAGTTTGACAAATCGAAGGGTTTGCGGTCGCTTCCGGAAACGCTGGGTCGGGGGCGCGCGCTTGGAGTGAGCCGCGCCAGCCACGTCCTGGCGGTGGCCGCCCTTGCCCTCGCCGTCTGGATGGTCCAGGGGAGTCTCGCGGCCTGGGCAGGGGTGGCCCTTGCGGCCGGTCTCCTCGCCTATGAGCAGAGCCTCGTGAAGCCGGACGACCTGCGCCGGGTGGACGCAGCCTTCTTCACCGTTAACGGCTATGTGTCGATAGGCTTTTTCCTCTGCGTCTTGTGGGACACGGTGGTTCGGGCGGCATGA
- a CDS encoding PQQ-dependent sugar dehydrogenase codes for MRTLPLVAGALLAAVWSSSHAQTLGATTLLTGRQSPVALVRHPSDAQIQFLVEQNGVVRVVVNGVLRPTPFLNISSIVSFSGENGLLGLAFPPDYATSRYFYVNFRDKSEGMQIARYSRSVGDQYVADPNSRFNILRTSRSTGNHNGGTMHFNADGKLYVAMGDGANPLINVAQSPQSLLGKIIRIDPTGDDFPTDPARNYKIPPDNPFVNGQPISALGEIWSFGTRNPWKFSFDDTRLFGNGAMIFGDVGEDRYEEINYEPYRKGGANYGWPLREGFATFKSGSPAYEPLQSPTYVYGHATGQSVVGGYVYRGLQLGPEYFGRYFFGDFAAGKLWSMVITYDQTLQRYVGRGLREHTADFAGIGGLGSISSIDMGYDGELYLCDYSGGRVLKLNRPNSTWLSGLVNREGTIIRGSLRHVLLRDNVELVLRPNLAARRSIIDFVGNTNRANPTALDVDLVGRYGIDAKATLRVMLKRWSDGEFVQVSAFNMDGVSRRFRVTGLPAGTYVRGSDGRVEVRAQMEVKGAIATSAFVYWDQVVITAR; via the coding sequence ATGCGAACGTTGCCGTTAGTCGCTGGCGCACTCTTGGCTGCAGTGTGGTCGAGTAGCCATGCCCAGACACTCGGCGCCACCACCCTCCTCACCGGGCGGCAAAGCCCGGTCGCCCTCGTCCGGCACCCGAGCGACGCCCAAATCCAGTTCTTGGTCGAACAGAACGGAGTCGTCCGCGTCGTCGTGAACGGCGTCCTGCGCCCGACCCCGTTTTTGAACATCAGCTCTATCGTGTCCTTCTCGGGAGAGAACGGCCTGCTCGGCTTGGCCTTCCCGCCCGACTATGCGACGAGCCGGTATTTCTACGTGAATTTCCGGGATAAGAGCGAGGGCATGCAGATCGCCCGCTATAGCCGCAGTGTGGGCGACCAGTACGTGGCCGACCCGAACAGCCGGTTCAACATCCTCCGCACGTCGAGGAGCACGGGCAACCACAACGGAGGCACCATGCACTTCAATGCGGACGGCAAGCTCTACGTCGCGATGGGCGACGGGGCAAACCCGCTGATCAACGTCGCACAAAGCCCCCAGAGCTTGCTCGGCAAGATCATCCGCATCGATCCGACCGGCGACGACTTTCCGACCGACCCGGCAAGGAACTACAAGATCCCACCGGACAACCCGTTCGTGAACGGCCAGCCGATTTCCGCGCTGGGTGAGATCTGGTCGTTCGGCACAAGGAACCCGTGGAAATTCAGCTTCGACGACACGCGCCTCTTTGGAAACGGGGCGATGATCTTCGGGGACGTCGGGGAGGACCGCTACGAGGAGATCAATTACGAGCCGTACCGGAAGGGCGGTGCGAACTATGGTTGGCCGCTCCGGGAGGGTTTTGCCACGTTCAAGAGTGGTTCCCCGGCCTATGAGCCGCTCCAGTCGCCGACCTACGTTTATGGGCACGCGACGGGCCAGTCCGTGGTCGGCGGCTACGTTTACCGGGGTTTGCAGCTCGGGCCAGAATACTTCGGCCGCTACTTCTTCGGCGACTTTGCCGCCGGGAAGCTCTGGTCGATGGTGATCACCTATGACCAGACGCTGCAGCGGTACGTGGGCCGGGGCCTGCGCGAGCACACGGCGGACTTCGCGGGGATCGGCGGCCTCGGGAGTATCTCCTCGATCGACATGGGCTACGACGGGGAGCTCTACCTTTGCGACTACAGCGGCGGCCGCGTCTTGAAGCTGAACCGCCCCAATTCGACGTGGCTTTCGGGCCTGGTCAACCGTGAGGGCACGATTATTCGCGGGTCTCTCCGCCACGTGCTGCTGCGCGATAACGTCGAGCTGGTCTTGCGGCCGAACCTCGCAGCTCGCCGCTCGATCATTGACTTCGTCGGCAACACGAACCGGGCGAACCCCACCGCGCTGGACGTCGACCTGGTCGGTCGGTATGGCATTGACGCGAAAGCCACCCTGCGTGTGATGCTGAAGCGATGGAGCGACGGTGAGTTCGTCCAGGTCTCGGCCTTTAACATGGACGGAGTGTCGCGCCGGTTCCGCGTCACCGGCTTGCCCGCAGGGACGTACGTCCGCGGCTCTGACGGTCGCGTCGAGGTCCGGGCGCAGATGGAGGTCAAGGGTGCGATCGCGACTTCTGCGTTCGTCTACTGGGACCAGGTCGTGATCACGGCGCGCTGA